The Neodiprion fabricii isolate iyNeoFabr1 chromosome 4, iyNeoFabr1.1, whole genome shotgun sequence genome window below encodes:
- the LOC124181487 gene encoding syndecan isoform X3 — MNPKQEDRASSFFAQPGVLAAVIGGAVVGLLCAILVVMFIVYRMRKKDEGSYALDEPRRSPAAQAYPKPGAPHHNREFYA; from the exons ATGAATCCTAAGCAGGAAGACCGTGCAAGTTCCTTCTTTGCACAACCTGGCGTCTTGGCTG CTGTTATCGGAGGCGCAGTTGTTGGACTACTTTGCGCAATCTTAGTGGTAATGTTCATTGTATACAGAATGCGTAAGAAGGACGAAGGATCTTACGCTCTGGATGAACCGCGTCGATCTCCCGCAGCCCAAGCATATCCAAAACCAGGAGCACCACACCATAACCGAGAGTTTTATGCTTAG
- the LOC124181487 gene encoding syndecan isoform X2, whose protein sequence is MQRCCIRAFIPTRKETVPKKVETKAPYIEDTVVKTNQPVIETVNKPDTGVDVNEPAGEYDHDEDTGDSSGPDMNPKQEDRASSFFAQPGVLAAVIGGAVVGLLCAILVVMFIVYRMRKKDEGSYALDEPRRSPAAQAYPKPGAPHHNREFYA, encoded by the exons CATTCATCCcaacgagaaaagaaacagtGCCAAAGAAGGTTGAAACAAAGGCCCCTTACATCGAAGATACCGTCGTCAAAACAAATCAG CCTGTCATTGAGACAGTAAACAAACCAGATACCGGAGTTGATGTGAATGAGCCTGCGGGCGAATACGACCACGACGAAGACACCGGAGACAGTAGCGGCCCTGACATGAATCCTAAGCAGGAAGACCGTGCAAGTTCCTTCTTTGCACAACCTGGCGTCTTGGCTG CTGTTATCGGAGGCGCAGTTGTTGGACTACTTTGCGCAATCTTAGTGGTAATGTTCATTGTATACAGAATGCGTAAGAAGGACGAAGGATCTTACGCTCTGGATGAACCGCGTCGATCTCCCGCAGCCCAAGCATATCCAAAACCAGGAGCACCACACCATAACCGAGAGTTTTATGCTTAG